From the genome of Candidatus Methylomirabilis limnetica, one region includes:
- a CDS encoding thermonuclease family protein, which translates to MRRISPAGYLLAILFAAFIFPVSSFACTLSGKVVRVADGDTLTVLTTDQRQVTIRLAQIDAPEKAQPFGQRSKQSLPELVFGGDVEIRTEATDRSGRTVGRVSLNGTDINLEQVTRGMAWAYRQYLTDGSFLDAEQVARSATWPMERAESDPALGV; encoded by the coding sequence GTGAGACGCATTAGTCCGGCAGGCTATCTTCTTGCTATTCTCTTCGCGGCTTTCATCTTTCCAGTCTCATCCTTCGCATGCACCCTCTCTGGCAAAGTGGTCCGGGTCGCAGACGGCGACACCTTGACGGTTCTCACCACGGACCAACGGCAAGTGACAATCCGACTCGCCCAGATCGACGCGCCAGAAAAGGCTCAACCATTCGGTCAACGGTCGAAACAATCGTTGCCTGAATTGGTCTTCGGCGGAGACGTGGAGATCAGGACTGAGGCCACTGACCGGAGTGGCCGCACAGTAGGCCGAGTGTCCCTGAATGGAACAGACATCAACCTGGAGCAGGTCACGCGAGGTATGGCCTGGGCATACCGGCAATATCTGACGGACGGTTCGTTTCTCGATGCGGAGCAGGTGGCCCGATCAGCAACGTGGCCTATGGAGCGAGCCGAATCCGACCCCGCCCTGGGAGTTTAG